A genomic window from Silene latifolia isolate original U9 population chromosome Y, ASM4854445v1, whole genome shotgun sequence includes:
- the LOC141629138 gene encoding uncharacterized protein LOC141629138 has product MGKPELSGRMAKWSVHLSGYDLKFEPRTAIKSQALADFVSDFCPALQTQAEQDILNLEEDKGEQVWELHVDGASNAKGAGVGLVLKSPQGDLIVQAIRSRDPRMMAYLDVAKELKVKFVTFNIKQIPREQNVEADALATLGATFKTGNISTIPIVHVLEPATLKSQQEAEKVCSTSSEESTPDWRKPYLDWLQNDVLPADKKEVRGFKMKASRFLLIDNVLFRKSHAGPNLRCLDREESQAVLHDIHSGECGNHAGGRSLSNKVLRQGYFWPTMRKDAMEFAKRCDACQRHAHVSHQPGEPAHGLSHHGLS; this is encoded by the exons ATGGGAAAACCAGAATTGTCAGGACGAATGGCTAAATGGTCCGTGCACTTGAGCGGGTACGATTTGAAGTTTGAGCCCCGTACGGCCATAAAGTCTCAGGCTCTGGCAGACTTTGTGTCTGACTTCTGTCCAGCACTCCAGACCCAGGCCGAACAGGACATCCTGAatctggaagaagacaaaggagaACAAGTGTGGGAGTTACATGTGGACGGAGCCTCAAACGCCAAAGGAGCAGGAGTAGGGCTGGTCCTCAAATCACCCCAGGGAGACCTCATAGTCCAGGCCATacgat CCAGGGACCCCAGGATGATGGCATATTTAGATGTAGCAAAAGAGTTGAaagtcaaatttgtcacattcaacatcaagcaaatcccCAGGGAGCAGAATGTAGAAGCAGACGCACTAGCCAccctgggggcaaccttcaagaCAGGAAATATTTCCACGATACCAATTGTCCACGTGTTGGAGCCAGCAACTCTAAAATCTCAGCAGGAAGCAGAAAAAGTGTGCAGCACCAGCAGTGAAGAAAGTACCCCAGACTGGAGGAAGCCCTACCTAGACTGGTTGCAGAATGACGTCCTACCAGCAGATAAAAAGGAGGTGAGGGGCTTTAAAATGAAAGCATCCAGATTCCTATTAATCGACAATGTTCTTTTCAGGAAATCCCACGCTGGACCCAACCTCAGGTGCCTGGATCGAGAAGAGTCTCAGGCTGTTTTGCATGATATCCACAGTGGAGAAtgcggaaaccatgcagggggcaggagcctgTCCAATAAGGTACTGAGGcagggatacttctggcccacaatgcgcaaagatgccATGGAATTCGCAAAAAGATGCGACGCTTGCCAGAGGCACGCCCATGTTAGCCACCAGCCCGGCGAGCCTGCACACGGGTTATCTCACCATGGCCTTTCATGA